In Gracilinanus agilis isolate LMUSP501 chromosome 1, AgileGrace, whole genome shotgun sequence, the sequence AGAGATGGTAGACTATAGGCATAGAATATGGAACAGATGTTCTGAGTCATGTCAAAGGTGTAATATGTTTTGCTATTCCCTTTTTGTCTCTTGCTTTATCCCTTTAGATTTGTATATTTTGCTATTTATGTATGTCTAATTTATATAGAGAGTTAGTAAATGTTCTTTTCTTATAGCAAACTAAGACAATAGATTTCAAcatcaaatatggaaatatgacttttttttaaacatcttacaaaaagtttatttttaaaaaaaaacaaagaatatacaGTGACATCTaatgtatcaaatgaaacaaaaaaaaaaaaaaggcttttcgGAATGTAAAGGATCAGAGGAGACCCATGGCACCTCTGGTGTTTCATTCCTTATACTCCTTCCAAGGCTTCTAACATAATGATAATGATACTATTTCCTTGGATCACCACCATTCCAATATTGTTCTGTTGGCCACCTGGTGCCATCTCTACACATTCATCAATCACAAGATTCATAAATGGATCAAATCCCTGCAATATTCCTTGGACGTGCCTCCCACCATTTAATTTCAATGATAGTTTCTTGTCCATAAATTTTTTTAGCTCGGGCGGGTGTGCTTTGCTCATCTTGTTTCAGTTGCGGCTGTTCGCCTTCTCTCTATGCAAGCTGCGCCTTCGCTCACACTCCCCTTGCCGCCACTGACGCCACTTTACATCTCGAAATATGACTTCTTTTAAGTTAGACATTAAAATGTAAAGCAATGTCACTTTTAACTAATTTTTATAGTCTGGCAAAATGGTTTCACTAAAATGTTATTTCCATTAATATATAATGCaattaattgttattttaaatgattaataaacACATaccattaaattttattaaatttctcaTACAGTAAATATTGAAATCTTTGAGTTCctcaatttttaagagtataaaaagTTTATGAAACCAAACACTTGAGAACTACTAATAGTTCTTTCGAATTACAGACTGACTGCCCATCAGTACTACCCTGACTGAAATCCTGACTTTTAAGGTTGCTACAACTCAAACTTCTGGGTCCATGGGTTAAGGTTTATCTTTGGCACTTGCACCTGAAACTGAGGAGCAGATAAAAAGAATACAGCAGtgataaaaaaaacacaaatgcaAGGAGTTTAAAACAATTCTTAGTTATCTTTTGACTGATCATTAttagcattaaaattttttaattagttaaCCTGTGAGGAAAAAAGGCTATTACTTTTAAACATGAAAATCACCAAACAACAGGGCAGTAAACATTGGGATAAACTAATAGTTTCGTTTTTAAGATTCTactgataaatttattttttgatgcAATACTCTTCTACTTCAAAGGTCCAGAGAAGCCACACTTCCAGAAACAGTTAAGTAGAACTACTTAAAAGCATGATTGCGATTGATAGCAAATGTAATTTTATACTTTTGTGGTTAATTGTTAATACAAAGAAGGCTATGccctttaattttaatattagggTACAAAATTTGCCATTATACTTTACCATAATTTTGTTGTTTCCGTGATgattctatttacattgttgtagttattgcatataatgcatatttttaaaattaaaatcattccTTATGCAGCAGTAATATTGCATTATATTTacattgtttagccattctcttaatctttattttttctcaacttttaatgatgccatttatattttttgtacatattgatttttttcttgctccTGATAATCTTATTTTGGTATATTTCCAGTAATGGAATCCTTGGGTCAAGAGATATGAACAATTTAATAACTTcataaataattctaaattatttaccAAAACAGTTGGACCAGCTCAAAGCTCCATCCCTCAGCGGATTAGGGAGTTTTCTTTTACACATTTCTTTCTACAGTAAATTTCTCTATCCATTCCCCATCACTGTTAAACTTTAGGGttgtttatattttcatttttctgatttatTAAATGTCCTGAGAACTTTATAAAGTTGCAGTTAGGATGAGTTTTGTTATTTCTAGGAAAACTTCATATCCTTCATATATTGGAGAACAATTTAATCTAGCACATATCAACTCAGAATTTGGATGTCAAACTTTTTCAGtgatttatctttatatttatctttttttgatatttggtgttttaatttcatttgtgtgAAGTTATTAAATTTTGTTAAGCAGGGTGTTCTATTTTGTTCCTCTGTGTTTGCTTATATAATTTCTCCTCATCCATAATTGTGAAAACTGAACCTTTtgtcctcttaattttttttattt encodes:
- the LOC123231333 gene encoding small nuclear ribonucleoprotein G-like; amino-acid sequence: MSKAHPPELKKFMDKKLSLKLNGGRHVQGILQGFDPFMNLVIDECVEMAPGGQQNNIGMVVIQGNSIIIIMLEALEGV